CGCAGTTGCCGAAGGCTCGGACAGCGTAAAGAGCAGATTGTCACTGCCGCCGATATTCTCACCAGGTACAAAACCAGTCACCGTTCCCGTAAGTGCAGTCGGCTTTGCATCCCCCTCCTGAATACTTGCCGCATCGGCCACCAGAACCAGCGCCTTGCGCGTTATGGTGCTGGTGGTGTTATCCGCATAGGTTACATTATAGTTGCCGCCATTATTGCCATCACTGATGGTTGCACCGTCTACCGTGACGGTCTTATTCGCACCGGCATTCTTATCCGCAAAGGAGAAGGTTCCACCACTTACACTATCTCCTGCAAATACTGTACCGGCTTTTACCTGCAACTCGCCATTAGTCACAGTCGTCGTTCCATCATACTCCTTCGTCACGTCTGCTGCCGTCAGGGTCAAATCTGCCTTGTTGATGGTGCTGGTCGTGTTACTTACATAGCTTACGTTGTAATTGCCACCACTATTACCATCATTGACAGTTGCACCAGCTACCGTAACAGTCTTGTTAGTACCTGCATTCTTATCCGCAAATGCAAAGGTTCCGCCGCTTATGCTGTCGCCAGCGTAAAGGGTACCGGATTTGACCTGCAGCACTCCATCAGCTACAACCGTGGTTCCATCATAAGTCTTCGTCACATCTGCCGCCGTTAAGGTCAGGTCTGCCTTGTTGATGGTGCTGGTTGTGTTACTTGCGTAGCTTACATTGTAGTTACCACCGTTATTGCCATCACTGATGGTTGCACCGTCTACCATAACCGTCTTATTCGCACCAGCGTTCTTATCGGCAAAAGCAAAGGTTCCGCCGCTTATGCTGTCGCCTTCATAAAGGGTACCAGTTTTGACCTGCAACACTCCCCCCGTCACAGCAGTAGTTCCATCATAGGTCTTCGTCACATCTGCTGCTGTCAGAGTCAAATCAGCTTTATTGATGGTGCTGGTCGTGTTACTTGCGTAGCTTACATTGTAGTTACCACCGTTATTGCCATCACTAATGGTTGCACCGTCTACCGTAACCGTCTTATTCGCACCGGCATTCTTATCCGCAAAAGCAAAGGTTCCACCGCTTATGCTGTCGCCTTCATAAAGGGTACCAGTTTTGACCTGCAACACTCCCCCCGTCACAGCAGTAGTTCCATCATAGGTCTTCGTCACATCTGCTGCTGTCAGAGTCAAATCAGCTTTATTGATGGTGCTGGTCGTGTTACTTGCGTAGCTTACGTTGTAATTACCGCCACTATTGCCATCATTGACAGTCGCACCTTCTACCGTAACAGTCTTGTTCGTACCGGCGTTCTTATCGGCAAAAGCAAAGGTTCCGCCGCTTATGCTGTCGTCATCATAAAGAGTACCGGATATGACTTGCAGCACTCCATCAGCTACAACCGTGGTTCCATCATAGGTCTTCGTCACATCTGCCGCCGTCAGGGTCAAATCTGCCTTGTTGATAGTACTGGTTGTGTTATCAGCATAGCTTACATTGTAATTGCTGCCATTATTACCATCATTAATGGTTGCACCAGCTACCGTAACAGTCTTATTCGTACCAGCATTCTTATCGGCAAAAGCAAAGGTTCCGCCACTTATGCTGTCAGTTCCGTAAAGAGTGCCGGATTTGACCTGCAGCTCTCCATCCGTCACATCCGTAGTGCCATCATAGGTCTTCGTCACATCTGCCGCCGTCAGGGTCAGGTCTGCCTTGTTGATGGTGCTGGTCGTGTTATTGGCGTAGCTTACATTGTAATTGCCGCCACTATTACCATCATTAATGGTTGCACCAGCTACCGTAACAGTCTTATTCGTACCAGCATTCTTATCGGCAAAAGCAAAGGTTCCGCCGCTTATGCTGTCGTCATCATAAAGAGTACCGGATTTGACCTGCAACACTCCATTAGCTACAACCGTGGTTCCATCATAGGTCTTCGTCACATCTGCCGCCGTCAGGGTCAAATCTGCCTTGTTGATGGTGCTGGTCGTGTTATTGGCGTAGCTTACATTGTAATTGCCGCCACTATTACCATCACTAATGGTTGCACCAGCTACCGTAACGGTCTTGTTCGCACCAGCGTTCTTATCTGCGAAAGCAAAGGTTCCACCGCTTATGCTATCGCCAGCGTAAAGGGTACCGGATTCGATTTGCAAAACTCCATTAGCTACAACAGTAGTTCCATCATAAGTCTTCGTCACATCTGCCGCCGTCAGGGTCAAGGGCGCCGGTGTAATGGTACCTTTAGTCGCTATCGTATCCGCAATGATGTAATTGTTTTTGGCAGTTCCTGCTAAGGTTACATTGCTATAGGTCACATCCTTATTTATGCCAACATTCTTGTCAGCATAAGTCGCAGTGACAGTTACAGTCAAATTATCCACATCACTTGCAACCACATTTGACAAAGTTCCGCTTACACCAGCAAACGTATTGGTTCCGTTGTATACGTCGCTGTCAAAGGTTGCGGAGACTTTTTTCGGCTGGATGATATATTTCATGTCAACAATATCATAGCCAGCTTGATCTGAACAGAATAATCTTTTATTCCATTCACTAAATTCATACACGCCGGCGTTAATATTAGTATCTGTATCCACCCTACATACCGGCCCTATAAAAATATGCCTATCATTGTCTAAGTAGGAATTATAAACACTGATTCCTTTACCAATTCCATGTGCCGCACCGTCATATTCAAACACCTTTACCACATCTTTGGTTTTCAAAAAAGCGGTTAATATTGGCATTCTATATCCAAATGTATCTCCCCCCGTTTGCTTTTTATATATGCGCCATGCCTTCCCTGACCCACCTTCTGACGAAATATCCCAGCCGGCATAGGTGTCAATACTATTTAATTCACCACTCGTTTTCGGGG
The Selenomonas ruminantium AC2024 DNA segment above includes these coding regions:
- a CDS encoding YDG domain-containing protein — its product is MNKIYKVIWSKARECYVAVSEIAKSKGKGGALLSGVVGLMLPLQVAMAAPVMPTLDYRGAPGHVTIASSSNSTTATMNISSTQANNVLKWIDFSIGHGGTVQFDGRNYLNYVTGHGRSEIDGILKGTGNIFLINPNGIIFGANAQVDVGNLYLSTRSLDQSVLDAFANNGTNPLTTSVNAVTGDIINMGTLKATNITVEGNNITFKNVAEVTPSTAINVRASGEVHVGYEASGVVNEVNTTEYKSENVAAPDLGKWNFKGLDNTTAVTPLQYMLVRNVYELQNMQNNLSGNYMLANDIDAGGFEGFVPVGNNSTRFNGRFDGIGLTIRNLNIISGTSNVGLFGYNEGTIENVGLENGSVTGTNWYVGSISGRSSGTIRNVYNTGTISGGGAQIGGIVGRQESTGLIQNAYNTGTIKCKNTGQAASIGGIAGEGIGKIQNVYNTGQIIPDTSLNDAAVMGYCGGIVGKAGNLEISNAYNTGAISGRDVAGIVGGTFTSANVTIDQTYNTGKLTARNRNDGSAGSAGGIFGTNGGSATIKVTKSFYYYDVNMYGVVGDNGTLPNGYGTPKTSGELNSIDTYAGWDISSEGGSGKAWRIYKKQTGGDTFGYRMPILTAFLKTKDVVKVFEYDGAAHGIGKGISVYNSYLDNDRHIFIGPVCRVDTDTNINAGVYEFSEWNKRLFCSDQAGYDIVDMKYIIQPKKVSATFDSDVYNGTNTFAGVSGTLSNVVASDVDNLTVTVTATYADKNVGINKDVTYSNVTLAGTAKNNYIIADTIATKGTITPAPLTLTAADVTKTYDGTTVVANGVLQIESGTLYAGDSISGGTFAFADKNAGANKTVTVAGATISDGNSGGNYNVSYANNTTSTINKADLTLTAADVTKTYDGTTVVANGVLQVKSGTLYDDDSISGGTFAFADKNAGTNKTVTVAGATINDGNSGGNYNVSYANNTTSTINKADLTLTAADVTKTYDGTTDVTDGELQVKSGTLYGTDSISGGTFAFADKNAGTNKTVTVAGATINDGNNGSNYNVSYADNTTSTINKADLTLTAADVTKTYDGTTVVADGVLQVISGTLYDDDSISGGTFAFADKNAGTNKTVTVEGATVNDGNSGGNYNVSYASNTTSTINKADLTLTAADVTKTYDGTTAVTGGVLQVKTGTLYEGDSISGGTFAFADKNAGANKTVTVDGATISDGNNGGNYNVSYASNTTSTINKADLTLTAADVTKTYDGTTAVTGGVLQVKTGTLYEGDSISGGTFAFADKNAGANKTVMVDGATISDGNNGGNYNVSYASNTTSTINKADLTLTAADVTKTYDGTTVVADGVLQVKSGTLYAGDSISGGTFAFADKNAGTNKTVTVAGATVNDGNSGGNYNVSYVSNTTSTINKADLTLTAADVTKEYDGTTTVTNGELQVKAGTVFAGDSVSGGTFSFADKNAGANKTVTVDGATISDGNNGGNYNVTYADNTTSTITRKALVLVADAASIQEGDAKPTALTGTVTGFVPGENIGGSDNLLFTLSEPSATAVGSYGIAGSINGSTSGEYGLNYTFSNDAANATAFTITPKPVVSKGDPVAMWLASVNLRLKDILGAIQQGAENKNGAEAVIANEQRATGGREQLSVEGAGVNLPGTMAAYKVMEKMQAEQNNKKKKQSRKKA